In Candidatus Contubernalis alkalaceticus, the genomic window CTTTTCAACTTTTTCAATAAGCTCGGTAAAATCAGAAAAAGCCTTTTGGGAGCCTTTCAAGAGCAGTCTAAAAGCCATTTGAGTTACTACTTTTCGACTGTACAGAAACATTCCCGCTCTCATCTCCAGATTGGTCAAGGGAAAAGTGTCTACAAAGTAAAGCTTTCGGGGATCTTCCCTCACTATTTCCAGTACACCCCGTAATGTATTTTCTAAGATCTGAAAAGCCTTCCTGCTGCCCATAAAATAAATCTCGTTTCCCTTTCCATCAGACCCTGCATAATGAATCACCCCATGATTTTTTGGTGTCCCCCGATGAAATAGACTGCAGGACAAAAGCTCCTTTTTCCCTGGGTATTTTTCTCGGGGAAGCATGCCGCAGTGAATTCCTGCTGCCAGAGCCGGAGTAAAACTTCCCCCGCAGCTGTGATAAATCACCTGCATTTATTATCGCTCCTAATGTTTAACTATGATAAATACTCCGTTTTCCAGGTCATGAACCACACCCTCCAGAATTCTTCCCAAGTATTGTGAAATTTTTTGTTGTTCTTCTCTTTCACTAACAATAAAAGTAGGGATACTCCCGGCAACCTTATCCGGTTCCAAAGTTACAGCCGCCAGAATTATTTTACTGATGGAAACCTGCATGTAAAACTCACCTTTCTATAAAGCATAACTGACAAGTAAGATTATTTAATCCTCTGCCATCTTTCCAGCCCTGGATTTTAAAGGTTTCCCTGTGGCACTCTCCAGTACAGGCACCCCTTTTACAGCCATAATTAAAAATTCCGGATCCTTCTCAATGGGTACAATTAACATGGCGGTTCTGCCGGTATCTAAATCTCTTCTAACCAACGGCATAAACTCCGGAGTGTCCACATCCTTGTAAATACCCAGCTGGGATGCGGCGTCATGGGCGATGGCCATACGCTGACCAGTATTAGCCAGGGTTTCCCGCTCATTGTCATTAATGGGTTCTATGATAACCCCTATTCCCCTAGTTAGAACAATATCTTTCGTTTCATCCCCGGCTAAATTCATAATATGAATATTTTCTACGAATACATTGGGCCCTTCAAATTTGACTTCTCCTATCCTCACCCGGGCAATATCGCCAATTACCTTCCCGGACATCAACCGAATACTCATCATAACTACCAGGGCCCCGGCCCCAAATCCTATGATCCAGTGTGAATACAGCGTCACAGAGCTTACGATTAATGCCGTAAAGATCACCAAATAATTCCTTGACTCAAAAACCTTAGCAATCCCTTCTATATAATCAGGGCCCCTCTGTACCAGTTCAGTCTTATCTAAGTTCAAAAGCATTTCTCTTTCGGCAGCCCTTACATCCCGGAACTGTTGAGCTGCCAGGGCCAAAAAGCTCACCGCGGTAAACTCCTGAGCTATCAGTGCCGGAATGGCTACCGAACCCAGAACGGCTGCAATAAATCCTAAAGAAATATGATTCATCACCCCATGAGGATAGCTGGGATAAAAACGGTAGTCCGTTTTTAAAATAGCAAATCTAGTCAAAGTACCCAACAGAACCCCAAATGCAATAGGGAATATATTAAAAGGCATTCAATTCACCTCTGGAAAATCTTATTGTTAATTATCTTCTTACTCTTGGGAATCTTTTTCTCCCTCTTCAGGGTCATTCTCTTCAGAGCTGCTGCTATCTTCAGGACTAATTTCTTCAGCAAATTCGGTATTTTCTTGATTATTGAATTTTTGTTTAATTTTGCCTCCTGCTATATCCCTAAACTCCTTACTGGTAAAATGTTTAAGTTTTGCCTTTGCTTCCTCTAAGTTTTCGGTGCTGATTAAAAGATATGCAGCTAAAGCCGCAACCACTAAAGCCAACAGACTAAAGACCTGGGTAATGGCTGTACCTCCCGGTCCGCCGGGGGAATCCTGAGTCAAACCAATCTGCTCCCCGCCTTCATCAGTTCCATACAAATATTTACTTATTACATCTGCAAATAGAACAACGGACTCTTGGGCCCCGGCCTTTTCATTTTCATGGGCTCCCACCTCCAACAGCATGGCATTGGGGGACATATCCTGATTATAGTTTCCCTGGGCCATAAAAATACCCTTCACCAGGTTGGGATAAAGCTCATCCCCTTTTTCCTTGAGACCTTCGGCAAACTGCTGGATGTTGGAAGCATTCTGGTTTTGACGTCCTACTATTAATTGAATCTGAACCCTTTCTTCCCCTTCCACCTCCGCCAGGTATTCATCGGGAGGTACTGCATCCCGGTGAACATCAAACAAGGCATCAGGATCCTCTTGAAGCATTTCTTCTGCTGTCCTGCGAGAGCGGACATAGGCTCCGGAATCATGGGGAACATGAGTCTCTTCTGAATGAATAACTTCTATTCCTTTATCCTCCAAAGCTTGAGCCAATGATCTCCCCACATCAAGTATTCCTCCACCTTCGTCTATGCTCTCCTCCCCGTCACCAGGCACATATGCCTCGGCACCATGGCTGTGATATACTCCCAATAATCGGTTTTCCTGCTGAGCTTCTTGACTCTGTAATAGGACTGGAATGTTAAAATTTAACCTTTCTCCAACACTACTTATAAAATCACTGAAGAAACTGCTGCCGGCCTGTGTCCTTTCAATTTCTCTGGCATGGGCGGTATAATCAACTACACTGTGCACCTCATATAATTTATTTTTGCCACAGATATATTGGTCTCCTACGTGAATATGCCTTGCAGTTCTCATAATCCTATGATCATTTTCATCAACCATAGAATAATAATTTCCCTCAGTGGCCTCGTCCAGATTCAAAAGTTCAAAAAATTCCTGGCTTTCAACTGTTTGGGTTTGGGAAGTTACAGTATCCATCTCTGAGGTACTATCTAAGGACAACAGCTGGAATACACAAACTATAATGATTAAAGATACAACTACAGCAAGGGTTATTCTCCTAAGTAATTTTTTCACCCTATTCACCCCCCTGGCGGTCAGGATTATGGTCGGGATTTTGATTTTCTTCCTGTTCACCTTGATTTTCATGATGTTCTTGATGTTCATTTTCCCTGCTAAAAGTTGCAGGTCTTTGTATATGTTCTCTGGTTTCGCCAACTATTTCCGCCAGAGATACAGCGATTAAACCGGCAATAATAATTCCATCAAACATTCCCGCTCCCCCAATAACTAAAGAACCCTCTCCCCCGATCAATACAACTTCAATTCGGGAGACCACATCAGTTAAAATCATTGCACCAGACCCTGCGATAAAAGCAGACCTGCGGGATCTTCCGGCCAGATAACCTACAATACCAGCCAGTAATGCAAAAATATACATGGGGTCTAAAAAAAAATTATAGGTTGGTTCCACCGGAATGATTTTAGCAGCCCCATAAACAACCACTGTGGCAACGATTAAAGCAGTAACCGCCCTCCTCTTTTCTTTGACTGTATCTGCTTTCATCAGCAGATAGCCAATTAATAAAATAGGAAGAACCCCTCCCCCAATATTTATGCCCAAGTTATCAGTGATTGGAATATCCGGAATAAAAGTACCTATTAAGACGGCCCCGATAAATAGAAGTGCCTGTCGATCCGTCAATCTCATCTTATCCAGTATCCTTTGAGCAAATCCCAGATAAATTAAAACTCCTATTACTACCAAAAGAACCATACCTGATGCCATAATTTTCACTTCCTTCAAATTTTCTTAAGAACTATTTGTTATAGTAACCAAAACCCATTTTTTTATTCCAGCTTTAAGGCATTAAAAAACTATCCAAAACTTATCAAAAGTTTTGGATAGTCACCTGAGGCTTGAATTTATCAATTATTGCTTATCGGCGAGCCAGCCAGCTTAGATCTACTCCCCTTTTATCCATCCAGCAAGCAGTTTCACCTGTAATCACCAAGGGCTTGTTTCTAAAGTCCTCTATATTAGCAGCTCCCACCATAGCCATAATTATTTTTAAGTTATACATCAAGTTTTCCAGCCATTTTAGAAAAAAATCTTCCCCCTGCTCTAGTATAATCTTAATGGGCAAACCAGCAATTCCAACTGCTTTTGCACCCAAGCACAGGGACTTGGCTGCTGTCATTGCATTATTTATTCCCCCGGAGGCAATCACATCTCCATTATTTTTAACTACGTCCATTACCTCCAGCAGACTGGTCAGGGTAGGAATACCCCAGTTAAGCAGTTCCTTATCCGGCTGTATTCCCCTTCGACTCGCTTCAATTTGCATGAAATTAGTACCTCCCCGCCCTCCTATGTCCAGTATTTTTACTCCAATACCTGTCAACTTAAGTGCAGTTTCCCGGCTCATACCAAAGCCCACTTCTTTTACAATCAGTGGAACACTTATGTTTTCTTTAATTCTTTTTATATTATCCAGATAACCTTTAAAATGTCGATCCCCCTCCGACATTAACAACTCCTGCGGGACATTTAAATGCAGCTGTAAAGCACTAGCCTCTAGCATCTTCACCGCTTTCTCCGCATCCTTCGGTTTAGCATAGGCTCCAATATTGGCAAAAACAATACCCTCAGGATATATTTCCCGGACGACTTTGAAGGTTCTCTCCATCTCTTTGTTTTCTATAGCTGCCATCTGTGAACCCACCGCCATAGCAATTCCGGCTTTCCTGGCTGCCGAGGCCAGCTTACTATTGATTTCTTTGCTTAGAAGGGTTCCTCCGGTAATGGCGTTAATAAAAATAGGCAGGCTTAAAGATAAGCCTGCAATAGTTGTTTTTAAATCAATATTATCAAAATCAACGCCTGGTAAACTCATGTGTACGAAAGCGCAATCTTTAAAATCTGCAGAATGTGTTGGAAGCTCCATACTAAAATTAATATGGTCGTCCTTTCGAGAAATTCTGGTCATTCTATTATCTCCATTTATTCTTCTTCTGTTTTAGCATTGTCAAAGAAGTCTCCTAAATCCATAACCTCACCCATGGTAAAACCTGTTCCTTTGGGATCTTCTTCTTCTTTTGGCTGGGTTACCCGGGGCTTTTCTTTTTGTACCTTTTCCTTCTTGGCTTCCCGGAGACTCAAACTAATTCTTTTATCACTGGGATTAATATCTAATATTCTAACCGTGAGTTCCTGGCCCTCACTTACCACTTCATTGGGATGAGTGACATGTTCTTCCGACAACTGTGAAATGTGAACCAGTCCCTCTACCCCAGGCATGATCTCTACAAATACCCCAAAATCAACAACGCATTTTATGGGTCCGGTAACCAACTCTCCCTTTGTAAAGTTATTGTTAACTACCGTCCAGGGATCCGGCTTGGCCTGCTTAATACTGAGGGAAATCCTTTCCTCCTCAGGATTAATAGAAAGTACCTTAACATCCACAAATTGTCCAACTTCTAGTTCTACTGAAGGATGCTCGATTCTTTGCCAAGATATCTCAGATATATGCACCAAACCGTCAATACCGCCAACATCTACAAAGGCACCAAAGTCTGTCAGCCTTCTTACTTCACCTTTTATGACTTCTCCCTGGCTAATTTGACCCAGTGTTTCTTTTTTCGTTTCTTCCAATTCCTGTTCCAATACCTTTTTACGGGAAACCACAACTTTATTTTTTGACCGGTTCAGTTCAATGACTCTTACCTTCATTTCTTCCCCTACGAACTGCTGAAGGTCAGGAACATATCTTAAATCAACCAATGAGGCTGGCAAAAAAGCTCTTATGCCTAAATCAAGGATTAATCCTCCTTTTACAACCTCAGAAACCCGGGCGGTCATATCATTTCCCTCTTCATGGGCCTTCTCCAAATCATTCCATAACTTTTCCCGGTCAAATCTCTTCTTGGATAGTATCACCCGATCTTCGTCTGCCATAGGCACTTTCAGCACATAAAGCTCAAGCTCATCTCCCACCTGAAATAACTCCTGTAAAGACTCTCCCTCGTTTAAACTAACCTCGTTTCTCGGAATAACACCATCGTTTTTTAAATTAAGGTCAATATTAACCTCACTTTCAGTCACCTGAATTACTTTTCCTTGAATAGTACTGCCCTTCTTAGGAATACTGCTGGAATAATCATCAGCAGACAATTCCTCCCCATCTTTCTTAAAAGACACATCTTCTTTTTCTGCTGCATTTACCTCAGTTTCATCCTGTTCTATCTGGATATTTTCAACTACTTGTTCTTCTTCAGTCACTGCTTCCTCTGCCTCTCCTTCTATCTTATCTTCCTTTAGGATTTCTTCCTCTTGAACTTCTTTTTCATCGTTTTCCTTCATAAATTCTGACATTCTACTGTATACCTCCTTTAGACTACAGATGGGTGTGGAAGCACCGGCAGTCACACCCACAACATTTATATTATCCAACCAATCTTTTTGTAAATCTATCGCTTTTTCGATATGATAGGTCGGTGTACCGGTCATATTACATGCGGCAGCCAGTTTGCTGGTATTTGAGCTGGTGTACCCGCCAATCACAATCATGAGGTTCACCTGCTCTGCCAACTTCACAGCAGCCTTTTGACGTAAACCTGTGGCTCTGCATATAGTTTTAAAAATATGTAATCCGGGGCTGTATTTTTTTATTTCTTCCACTACCCGGTTAAAATATTCCTCTCCCAGCGTAGTTTGAGAAACTACGGCAATTTTTTCTCTATGGGAGAGTTCCTTTACTTTATTTATGTCGTCTATTACAACTGCCTGTCCTTTTGACCAACCAATCAGCCCTTTCACCTCCGGATGCTCAGGATCCCCTACAATGATGATTTGATACCCCTGATCAGCCAAATGTGAAACTTTATCTTGTACTTTTTTAACAAAGGGACAAGTAGCATCAATAATCCTTAAACTCTTGTCCTCCGCCTCCTTTACAACTTCCGGCGGAACCCCATGACTTCTAAAAATTACTGTCCCCTCTTCAATTTCCCCCAACGTATCTACATAATTAATATTTCTCTGTTTTAAAAAATCCACCACCTGCTGATTGTGTACTAACGGACCCAAGGTAAAAATTATATCACCTTCATCTGCTTTTTCAAGAGCCATTTTAAGAGCTCTCTCTACCCCAATACAAAAACCTGCATGTTCAGCAAATTTTATTTTCAAAAGCCATCTCTCCTGCTGGAATTATCAACAATTGATTGAATTTAGTTCTTATTTAAAGCATATCTTTTATATTTTGCATTAGAAATCTGCTTACATATTCTATAGCTTTTCCTTTTCCTTCGATTTTAACATCATCTGCATAAATGGGAGGCCCTATTTTAACTTGAACTTTCCTAAAAACCTTATACGGACCCTTAATAGCTACTGGAATGATAGGAGCCTTGCTCTTTAACGCTATGTATCCTGCTCCGGGCAGGGGGTTTAATAATTGACCGGTTTTGCTTCGGGTTCCCTCGGGAAATAAAGTAAGAACCTTTCCCTGATTAAGATTTTCTAACGCTGTCTTAATGGCTTTTCTATCAGGCACTCCCCTTTTTACAGGAAAACCTCCCAAAGCATAAATAACTTTTCTTGATATATAATTTTTAAACAATTCTTCTTTAGCCATGAAAGTACTGGGTCTGAAATTCATTGCAGCCATCAGTGGTGGATCCCACCAACTGATATGATTGGAGCAAATAATCGCCGGGCCATTGGCAGGAATGTTATCAACCCCAGTTAATTCTAAGGGAAAAATTATTTTAAAAATTATGCGGAATAATCCTCTGACTATCATATAAAACATATAAATACCTCATTATCAGGCTGTGCCAGCCTGGATACATTCTTTTACGTGTATTACTATTTTTTCTTCAACTTCCCTGGCAGTAAGATTAGTTGTATCGACAAAAATAGCGTCCTTTGCTGCCACTAACGGAGAAAATTCTCTCTCTGTATCAATCTTATCCCTCATACTGATTTCTTTTTGAACATCTTCTTCACTTATTTCATGACCCTGTTTAGTTAATTCAAGATAACGTCTATGGGCCCTTTCTTCCAAAGTAGCATTGATAAAAAATTTAAAATGTGCACCGGGTAAAACATGGGTGCCAATGTCTCTTCCATCCATGACTATTCCACCGCCGGAAGCAATCTCCCGCTGTTGGGCAACCATCATGTCTCTTACCTGTTGGTTTTTGGCCACCAGCGAGACTTTCCGGTTGACGGACGGGTCTCTTATTTCCGTGGTAACATCAACACCATCAAGGTAAATTCTATTACTATCATCGGAACCTTTTTTAATGTTAATTACAGTATTTGAAGTTAGCAGTTCTATTTCCCTGGATTTTTCAAAATCTATTCCTTTTAATATACCTTTCCAGGTGATTGCTCTGTACATGGCCCCGGTATCTATATACTTTAACCCCAGCCTTTTAGCAACACCCTTAGCAGCAGTACTTTTCCCTGCTCCTGCTGGTCCATCTATAGCTATATTTACATGAACCAATTTTTCACCCCCAAAACTATCCATACCATATGTTGATTCTCTAAAAATTAGCTATTTCCTCTTAAAATTTAAAAAAACGCAAAAAACAACACAGTTAGTGTTGTTGATGTTTACAGATCATCCCGTAATTTTTTAGCTTCTTTTAGATAAACATGCTTAATCTGATGCTGTTCTAAACAAGTATTAACCTGCATAAGTACCCTTACACACTGACGTAATGAATCAGGAACATCTATTTCCACAGAACAAAGCATGGGCACATACTTCCATCCCAGTTTTCTGGCAGCCAACGCTGGAAAAGCAGCGTTCAAATCCAGGGTGCTGGTAAATAAAACACTGCAGATATCTTCAGTACAAATGTTATTTCTTTCTACCATTTCCACT contains:
- a CDS encoding DUF3189 family protein, with protein sequence MQVIYHSCGGSFTPALAAGIHCGMLPREKYPGKKELLSCSLFHRGTPKNHGVIHYAGSDGKGNEIYFMGSRKAFQILENTLRGVLEIVREDPRKLYFVDTFPLTNLEMRAGMFLYSRKVVTQMAFRLLLKGSQKAFSDFTELIEKVEKDLLLKQLN
- a CDS encoding capping complex subunit for YIEGIA; this translates as MQVSISKIILAAVTLEPDKVAGSIPTFIVSEREEQQKISQYLGRILEGVVHDLENGVFIIVKH
- a CDS encoding YIEGIA family protein produces the protein MPFNIFPIAFGVLLGTLTRFAILKTDYRFYPSYPHGVMNHISLGFIAAVLGSVAIPALIAQEFTAVSFLALAAQQFRDVRAAEREMLLNLDKTELVQRGPDYIEGIAKVFESRNYLVIFTALIVSSVTLYSHWIIGFGAGALVVMMSIRLMSGKVIGDIARVRIGEVKFEGPNVFVENIHIMNLAGDETKDIVLTRGIGVIIEPINDNERETLANTGQRMAIAHDAASQLGIYKDVDTPEFMPLVRRDLDTGRTAMLIVPIEKDPEFLIMAVKGVPVLESATGKPLKSRAGKMAED
- the spoIIP gene encoding stage II sporulation protein P, with product MKKLLRRITLAVVVSLIIIVCVFQLLSLDSTSEMDTVTSQTQTVESQEFFELLNLDEATEGNYYSMVDENDHRIMRTARHIHVGDQYICGKNKLYEVHSVVDYTAHAREIERTQAGSSFFSDFISSVGERLNFNIPVLLQSQEAQQENRLLGVYHSHGAEAYVPGDGEESIDEGGGILDVGRSLAQALEDKGIEVIHSEETHVPHDSGAYVRSRRTAEEMLQEDPDALFDVHRDAVPPDEYLAEVEGEERVQIQLIVGRQNQNASNIQQFAEGLKEKGDELYPNLVKGIFMAQGNYNQDMSPNAMLLEVGAHENEKAGAQESVVLFADVISKYLYGTDEGGEQIGLTQDSPGGPGGTAITQVFSLLALVVAALAAYLLISTENLEEAKAKLKHFTSKEFRDIAGGKIKQKFNNQENTEFAEEISPEDSSSSEENDPEEGEKDSQE
- a CDS encoding DUF1614 domain-containing protein, with the translated sequence MASGMVLLVVIGVLIYLGFAQRILDKMRLTDRQALLFIGAVLIGTFIPDIPITDNLGINIGGGVLPILLIGYLLMKADTVKEKRRAVTALIVATVVVYGAAKIIPVEPTYNFFLDPMYIFALLAGIVGYLAGRSRRSAFIAGSGAMILTDVVSRIEVVLIGGEGSLVIGGAGMFDGIIIAGLIAVSLAEIVGETREHIQRPATFSRENEHQEHHENQGEQEENQNPDHNPDRQGGE
- the fni gene encoding type 2 isopentenyl-diphosphate Delta-isomerase, with protein sequence MTRISRKDDHINFSMELPTHSADFKDCAFVHMSLPGVDFDNIDLKTTIAGLSLSLPIFINAITGGTLLSKEINSKLASAARKAGIAMAVGSQMAAIENKEMERTFKVVREIYPEGIVFANIGAYAKPKDAEKAVKMLEASALQLHLNVPQELLMSEGDRHFKGYLDNIKRIKENISVPLIVKEVGFGMSRETALKLTGIGVKILDIGGRGGTNFMQIEASRRGIQPDKELLNWGIPTLTSLLEVMDVVKNNGDVIASGGINNAMTAAKSLCLGAKAVGIAGLPIKIILEQGEDFFLKWLENLMYNLKIIMAMVGAANIEDFRNKPLVITGETACWMDKRGVDLSWLARR
- a CDS encoding bifunctional 4-hydroxy-3-methylbut-2-enyl diphosphate reductase/30S ribosomal protein S1 encodes the protein MKIKFAEHAGFCIGVERALKMALEKADEGDIIFTLGPLVHNQQVVDFLKQRNINYVDTLGEIEEGTVIFRSHGVPPEVVKEAEDKSLRIIDATCPFVKKVQDKVSHLADQGYQIIIVGDPEHPEVKGLIGWSKGQAVVIDDINKVKELSHREKIAVVSQTTLGEEYFNRVVEEIKKYSPGLHIFKTICRATGLRQKAAVKLAEQVNLMIVIGGYTSSNTSKLAAACNMTGTPTYHIEKAIDLQKDWLDNINVVGVTAGASTPICSLKEVYSRMSEFMKENDEKEVQEEEILKEDKIEGEAEEAVTEEEQVVENIQIEQDETEVNAAEKEDVSFKKDGEELSADDYSSSIPKKGSTIQGKVIQVTESEVNIDLNLKNDGVIPRNEVSLNEGESLQELFQVGDELELYVLKVPMADEDRVILSKKRFDREKLWNDLEKAHEEGNDMTARVSEVVKGGLILDLGIRAFLPASLVDLRYVPDLQQFVGEEMKVRVIELNRSKNKVVVSRKKVLEQELEETKKETLGQISQGEVIKGEVRRLTDFGAFVDVGGIDGLVHISEISWQRIEHPSVELEVGQFVDVKVLSINPEEERISLSIKQAKPDPWTVVNNNFTKGELVTGPIKCVVDFGVFVEIMPGVEGLVHISQLSEEHVTHPNEVVSEGQELTVRILDINPSDKRISLSLREAKKEKVQKEKPRVTQPKEEEDPKGTGFTMGEVMDLGDFFDNAKTEEE
- a CDS encoding lysophospholipid acyltransferase family protein; the protein is MFYMIVRGLFRIIFKIIFPLELTGVDNIPANGPAIICSNHISWWDPPLMAAMNFRPSTFMAKEELFKNYISRKVIYALGGFPVKRGVPDRKAIKTALENLNQGKVLTLFPEGTRSKTGQLLNPLPGAGYIALKSKAPIIPVAIKGPYKVFRKVQVKIGPPIYADDVKIEGKGKAIEYVSRFLMQNIKDML
- the cmk gene encoding (d)CMP kinase, which produces MVHVNIAIDGPAGAGKSTAAKGVAKRLGLKYIDTGAMYRAITWKGILKGIDFEKSREIELLTSNTVINIKKGSDDSNRIYLDGVDVTTEIRDPSVNRKVSLVAKNQQVRDMMVAQQREIASGGGIVMDGRDIGTHVLPGAHFKFFINATLEERAHRRYLELTKQGHEISEEDVQKEISMRDKIDTEREFSPLVAAKDAIFVDTTNLTAREVEEKIVIHVKECIQAGTA
- the aroH gene encoding chorismate mutase → MTLVNRLVRGIRGATFIEKNEVESIIRGTKELLVEMVERNNICTEDICSVLFTSTLDLNAAFPALAARKLGWKYVPMLCSVEIDVPDSLRQCVRVLMQVNTCLEQHQIKHVYLKEAKKLRDDL